The Streptomyces sp. M92 nucleotide sequence TGAGGGCATGAGTTCACCGCTGCCCTCCTCCCCCGCCGCCTCCGCCTCGGTGCTGGACCTCGCCCCCGTCGTACCCGTGGTGGTCGTCGACGACCTCGCGGACGCCGTGCCGCTCGCCCGTGCGCTCGTCGCCGGCGGGCTGCCCGCGATCGAGGTGACGCTGCGGACGCCGGTCGCGCTCGACGCGGTCCGGGCGATCGCCGCCGAGGTGCCGGACGCGGTGGTGGGCGCGGGCACGGTCATCACGGCGCGGCAGGTCGAGGAGGTCGTGGCGGCCGGGGCCCGGTTCCTGGTCAGCCCGGGGTGGACGGACGCACTGCTGGAGGCGATGCGGGCGTCCGGGGTGCCGTTCCTGCCGGGGGTGTCGACCACGTCCGAGGTGGTGGCGCTGCTGGAGCGCGGGGTGCGGGAGATGAAGTTCTTCCCGGCCGAGGCCGCGGGCGGCACCGCCTACCTCAAGGCGCTCGCCGCGCCGCTGCCGCAGGCCCGCTTCTGCCCGACGGGCGGCATCACCCCGGCCTCGGCGCCGGAGTACCTGGCGCTGCCCAACGTGGGGTGTGTCGGGGGCAGCTGGATGCTTCCCAAGGACGCCGTGGCCGGCCGGGACTGGGAGCGCGTGGCGGCGCTGGCCCGGGCGGCGGCGGGGCTCAGCGCAGGTGGGACGTGTCGTTGAACAGGCGCACGCTCGCGCCGCCGTCCGCGTAGTACGCCACCGCCGACAGCGACGCCGCCGACAGTTCCATGCGGAACAGGGACTCCGGCGGGGCGCCCAGGGCGAGGCGGACGAACGTCTTGATCGGCGTGACGTGGGAGACCAGCAGGACCGTGCGGCCCGCGTACGCCGCGACCAGCCTGTCGCGGGTGGCGGCGACCCGGGCGCCGGTAGCCGCGAAGCTCTCGCCGCCGCCGGTCGGCTCCGCGTCCGGGGAGGACAGCCAGGCGTTCAGGTCGTCGGGGTGGCGCTCGCGCACCTCGCCGAAGGTCAGCCCCTCCCACGCCCCGAAGTCGGTCTCCCGCAGGCCTTCCTCGACCCGGACCTCCAGACCGAGGCGGGCGGCGACGATGCCGGCGGTCTCGCGGGTGCGGGCCAGCGGGGAGGCCACGATCGCCTGGACCGTGCCGCGCCGGGCGAGGCTCTCGGCGACCTTCTCGGCCTGTTCGCGGCCGGCGGCCGACAGGGACGGGTCGCTGCCGCCGCTCCCGGAGAAGCGCTTCAGCGGGGTCAGGGGCGTCTCGCCGTGCCGGAGCAGGACGAAGGTGGCGGGGGCGCCCATGTCGGGGGGTCCCCAGCCGGGTGAGGCCACGGTCTTCGCGGCCCGGACGTCGGCGGAGGCGGCGCCTTCGGAAGCGGAGCCGTCCGACGCGGAGACTTCCGACGCGGCGGCTCCCGACGCGGAACCGTCCGACGCGGCGGCTCCCGACGCGGAACCGTCCGACGCGGAGACTTCCGACGCGGAACCGTCCGACGCGGCGGCTCCCGACGCGGAGCCGTCCGACGCGGAGCCGTCCGACGCGGCGGCTCCCGGCGCTGCGGAAGTCTCCGGCGCTGCGGAGGCCTCGGCAGCCGGTGCGGCCGCTCCCGGCGCTGCCGAGGCGACCCCGGGTTCCGACGCCGCCGAGCCGGCGGCTTCGGTGCCCTCCGCGCCGAGGGCGTCCGCGATACCGCCCCGCGAGCCGCCGCCCACCGAGCCCCGTCCGCCCGCGGAGCGCCCCGCGTCCAGTTCCGCCGTCGACGCCGACGGCGACCACTGCTCGCCGCGCGCCCCCGCGTCCATCGCCTCGTTGGCCAGGCGGTCGGCGTGCTGGTTGTCGGCGCGCGGAATCCACTCGTACGTCACCCGCCCGGGCGGGAAGACCCGCGCGGCCTCGGCCGCCAGCGGCTTCATGTCGGGGTGCTTGATCTTCCAGCGGCCCGACATCTGCTCGACGACCAGCTTGGAGTCCATGCGGACGTGGACGGTCGCGTCCGGGTCCAGTTCCCGCGCCGCGCGGAGACCGGCCAGCAGGCCCCGGTACTCGGCCACGTTGTTCGTGACGACGCCCAAGTACTCGGCCGCCTCGGCCAGGGTCTGCCCCGTCGCCGCGTCCAGCACCACCGCGCCGTAGCCCGCGGGCCCCGGGTTGCCCCGCGACCCGCCGTCGGCCTCGACCACGAACTCCCGCACGGGGCCGGCACCCGCCTCCGTCACCGGATCTGCCACGAAACCGGCTCCCTACAGGCCGGAGTCCGCCG carries:
- a CDS encoding bifunctional RNase H/acid phosphatase yields the protein MREFVVEADGGSRGNPGPAGYGAVVLDAATGQTLAEAAEYLGVVTNNVAEYRGLLAGLRAARELDPDATVHVRMDSKLVVEQMSGRWKIKHPDMKPLAAEAARVFPPGRVTYEWIPRADNQHADRLANEAMDAGARGEQWSPSASTAELDAGRSAGGRGSVGGGSRGGIADALGAEGTEAAGSAASEPGVASAAPGAAAPAAEASAAPETSAAPGAAASDGSASDGSASGAAASDGSASEVSASDGSASGAAASDGSASGAAASEVSASDGSASEGAASADVRAAKTVASPGWGPPDMGAPATFVLLRHGETPLTPLKRFSGSGGSDPSLSAAGREQAEKVAESLARRGTVQAIVASPLARTRETAGIVAARLGLEVRVEEGLRETDFGAWEGLTFGEVRERHPDDLNAWLSSPDAEPTGGGESFAATGARVAATRDRLVAAYAGRTVLLVSHVTPIKTFVRLALGAPPESLFRMELSAASLSAVAYYADGGASVRLFNDTSHLR
- the eda gene encoding bifunctional 4-hydroxy-2-oxoglutarate aldolase/2-dehydro-3-deoxy-phosphogluconate aldolase codes for the protein MSSPLPSSPAASASVLDLAPVVPVVVVDDLADAVPLARALVAGGLPAIEVTLRTPVALDAVRAIAAEVPDAVVGAGTVITARQVEEVVAAGARFLVSPGWTDALLEAMRASGVPFLPGVSTTSEVVALLERGVREMKFFPAEAAGGTAYLKALAAPLPQARFCPTGGITPASAPEYLALPNVGCVGGSWMLPKDAVAGRDWERVAALARAAAGLSAGGTCR